The Deinococcus fonticola sequence TTGTTCGCCACCAGACCTGACCAGATTCCCCGCCGCATTTCCGGCATTTTCAACAGTCTTGACCAGTTCGGTAGGTTGAGCCGTTGTATTGGAGGAAACAGTTTCGTCGGATTTGGGCGTGTCAGCCGTTGTTGTCTCAACCCCATTTCCCGCTGTTGGTGGTGGAGATTTTTGAATAGGACGCGACAGCATATACCCCAATGGCCCCAGCACCAGCAGTAGCGCGGCGAGGCCATAGAGAGGTGCTTTCCGCTTGTCTTTAACGAGTCGTCCCTCAACGGTACGCATCGTCGCGGCCTGTTTCAAAGCCCGCGAACGCTCACGGCGGTTTTGTGCCGCTTCATCGGGCAACGCCCCCATATCACGGAAACGCCGAACCGTGCGACTTAAATCACTGGCAAGGAGCGGGTCTTTGACCTGCAATCGAGCCAGAAAGCCCGGAAAGGCATCCAGGTCATCGGGACTGGGTACGTCGGTATCTTCAAACTCCAGCTCTTGCAACCGTGGCCTAAAGCGGGCCAGTACCTCATTCCAGTTAATCGCCTGACGCCCGCTATCCCCCGCATTAGTAGTAGCAGTAGTAGCAGAGAGATCACTCTCTGTATTCTCTGCCACTTCATTAGCAATTTTATCGTCCAATTTTGCCATATCTGCAATTTAGCATATCTATCTCTGACCCTGTGTTACACTATACTTAGCAACCCAACGGGACGGATAAAATTATCAAAGGTTGCGGAGGTAAAAATAATGACAGGAACCCTCACCATCTCGCCCAGCCAGGCAGGAGGCGCAAATACCAAGCTGGCCTTCTTGCTGAACCCTCTGGTTCAACTGGCTCTGTTCGGTCTTGTGATGCTCTTTGTCGGGAGCTTTGGTTCAGCACAAGCCTTTAATTTCTCGAAAATCACTGGCGCTATTTGTACTGTTGTCACCCAGCTCAGTGCGCCCGCACTTCTGGGAGCGGCAGGCTTCGCGGTCATTATCGTGTTCGGCTGGAACAAATTCATCGGTGACAGCAGCGCCTTTCAAGGCATCAAAAATGCGATTGTGGGAGCTGTCGTGATTCTGGGAGCAGGTACGTTTGCTACCGCTATTTTCGGCGGAAGCTGCTAAACCATGACTGACCGCCAATCCCAGGAAAACCAGAATCCCCTACGGCACGACTGCCCAATGACGAGCGGTAACGTAGGACTTATCTCTTACCTTGACACTTCGGATGTGGTGGCTCTGGGGTTGGCGTTTTACCTAGCTGGACAGCTTAGCCCGCGTATTTCTCCCTCACCCACCCTAAAAATCATGTTCATTGTTCTTGCGTGCGCCGCCGCGTGGTTCATCAACTTTGGCATTAAGCGCAGGTTGCAGCCCTACCCCCGTTTCGTGGAGTTCTTCACGAACTGGTGGATGAACGGAATTGACTTTTATAAGCCCGACGTGGACGCCGATACCCCACCTTTGATTGTGACTAAAGAAATGGAGTTGGGCCACGCTTTTGAGCGTATTGAACGTCAGGCAAAACGTGAAGTGGTGAAGATTGAGCGTCAGCAGAAAAGGGAAGCCCGCGTCCAAAGCCGCAGCCACCGCCTGAGCGCCAACGAACGGAGGAAACGTGTTCAAAAGTCGTAAGAGGGAACGCAAAAGTATTGGAATGGGGGAAGGTGAAATCTCATTTGCTAAGCGTCTGAACCTCTGGGATATTCACGAGAACATCGGGGTCTTGAAAGATGGACGCCTGATGTACGGCTTCTATTTCGAGCCGCCCTCTCACCTGCATTACACTCCTGACAACCTTTTACAGCGTTCCAGTCGCCTCAAAGCCGTTTTTGACCTTGCTATTCCTGACGGCGAAATCATGTCCACTTACACCAGTTTGCGGGCCACGCACGAGGAAGCGGTTGCCGACATTCGCGGTTACGCTATGGCTTGCACCGATCCGATCCTTAAAGAACTGACCCTACGCCGCGCCATGATGCTAGAGGAAAAAATCAGACAGGGCGAAGTATCGAACTGGCTTTTTTTCGCCACTGTGACGGTCACACCACAAACAGGAGAACGTTTTTCAGTGGACGCCGCGCCCAATCCCCGAGAACTGAGCCGCGCCGTCGCTAACGCCCAGGCTCTACAAAGAGCCGCTGTCCAGCAGATGAAGGCCGCAGGCTTCCGAGCTGAGGCAATGAGCGGGCAGGACATTTTTGAAGAATGTTTTTTTTATCTCAATCCTGGCTGGCCGTTGGCCCCCCAGTTCATTCCTCTGGCCGAGCGCACCATTAACGCAGTCAGGCATGGTAAATCTGACCAGCAATCTCTACAGCGCCAACTTACCGCCAGTCCCGGCAACAATCTTGAAAGCGACTACTACATGGCGGGCGACAGGTATGTTGACGTGCTGAGCGTGGGCCGCTTGCCGGAGTACACCGAAACAGGCTACACCCGCGCACTTACCCAGGATTTGCACGGAACGTATTACATCGTCGTGCAGGCCCAGCGCGAGAATGACTATGACGTTAACAATGAGCTGGAAAAGAGCAAGAACGATCTTTGGTCACGGGTAAAATCCCCTGGCGTGGTGCCGAGCGGCAAAGCCGTGAACAAGCTGGAACACGTCGAGCGGGCGCAGAAACTTGAAGGGCTGGAATCCCGCTTCAAGGCCAGTGTGGGTATCGTGTTGGTAGCCGCCTCTTTGGACGAGCTGGAACGCATGAAACGGCAGGCACGCGGCAACATGAGCCGTTTGCGGGCCGGGATGCCCATTGCTTACGGCTATCAGGCCGAGGCGCAGTATTTCGCCCTGATGCCTTTTAACGGCACGATGAGCGGCTTTATTTTCCAGCCGTATACCAGCAGCGTCATTGACCTGTTCCCCCCGGTATCCCCGTGGGGCGGGCTGAATGAAGGGGCCATTACCTACCAGAACCGCGACAAGTCGCTGATTCGCTTTGACCTGTTCACCAAACAGACGATCACAGCCCACTTTGCGATTTATGCCCCCACCGGGAGCGGCAAAACTGTGCTCGTACAGTCGCTTTACATTGCTGAGCTGACCAAGTACCCGGACGCCGTATGGCTTGTCACCGACGCCAAACAGGATTTTAGCTACCTGTTTAAGAGCCTCAGCGACAGCGAAATTATTGTGTTCGGTTACGACTCTGATACCCGGCTCAACATTTTTGACTTGGGAGAAGATTCAGAGAAGAAACCCAACGGCGAAAAACTGGCCTCTCTATCAGCTTTTATCCGCATTTTCGTAGAGCCGCCAAGAGATGCCAGTGAGAAGGGGTACGAGGACGTAGCGATTACTGAAGGAATTATGGCGGTGTACGCGCAGTTCTCCCAGGAGGAGCGGCCACCCCAGATGAAAGACCTGTACCGGATGCTGAGTATCATCGAGAACTACGACGACGGGCGGCGCATGGAGGAGAAGGTCATCGAAGCGGCCCGCAGCGTGAGTATCCGGTTACGCAAAGCCATTGGGGAAAGCCCGGTAGCGCAGTTTGTTGATTGCCAGAGCAACCGCACTCTGAGCGCCCGCCGCATGTATTTCAGCACGGGCGGTATTCCAGAGGACGACGAGCTGATGAAGCGTGTTGCCAATCACATCATTAAAAACGCCATGTGGCAGGTCACGAAGAAGTACCCACGCGGCCTACCCAAGTTTATTTTCATGGACGAGTTCGAGAACCAGGTGCAGACCGAAGAAGAACTTGATGCCGTAATGCGAATGATGCGCGTATTCCGTTCTTACGGCGTGAGCTTAGGCATTGGTACGCAGTCAGCGACGGCCAGCAAATATTTTGGCGACCTGAGAGACAGTTTCTCGCACCTGTTCATTGGCCGCTACAGCAAAGACGTTGCAAAAGACGTGGTGCAAACACTCTCTTTGCCGGAAGTGATGGCCGAGCAGCTCCCCACCTTGCAGAACGTCGTCGGAAACTACAGCGAGTTTGCCCTGATGTCACAAATCGGCGGGCAGAACGAAGGGGGAGGGAAATCCGGTGACATTATCCAGTTGCGGGAAACGAAACTCACCTTATGGCTGGTCAACTCCGGCCACCACGAAGTTGCTGAGAAAGACCGCTACGTTGCAGAAGTCGGCGGCAACATTTTGCAGGGCGTCAAAAACTTAGTTCAAGACAAGTTTGGAGGGGAACTATGAACCGCAGACAGAACCTGACGATCCTGACCGTGGCAGCCCTGAGCCTGAGCAGTCAAGCCGGGGCGAACGGTTGGGAGGACTTGGGCAAAATCTTGTCGCAGGCGTGCAGTGCCGCCAACGGCGGCGCAACGAATGTTGGTGGAATCCCTATTCCGCTGGGACAGACCGGAGATAAACTCAAATTTCTCTGCCAGTTGCAACAAATTCACGGGTTTGTCAATGACAATGTACTGAACGGCGACTGGGAAAGTTTTGCTAAAGATATTGCAGGACAATACATTGGACGTTTGATTGGTGATGTAGGAAATAGCATAGATACAAGTGCTCTTAACACTGCTCTTACGAATATAAATAATTCTATGAAAGGGACTTATGCCGACTTTCGTAAAGCTCTTTATGGAACAGCGATACAGACCCTACGCAATAATGGTGAGCTTCTGAATAAAGGCGCAGCTTCTGATAGTGTGGGCGGCTTGACCAATCAGGCTATTTTGAATAATCCTACATTGCGACTTGCTGATCAGATTGCTGCTGCCGCAGACGTTTATGATGCCATGCAGGGTACAGAAAAAGCGTATCATGCACAAAAGATTCAGTCAGAAGCTAAAAAGGCGATTGAAGCCAATCTCGCACAAGGTATGAGTAACGCTACAAGCATTATTGGAACTCCCGTTAGTGAAGGCACGGTAGACAAATACAATTCTCAGGCCAAAACTGCCATTAGTACGCGAGAGCAAGTAGAAATCCTGACCAACTTAACCGGAGAAGCTCTCAAAAGCAAGGCGACCAGCGATATAGCTATTCTAAACCAGCTCAGTGAAATGGTGCAGCAACAAGTGATGACTAACAATCAACTAATGATGCAGCGGAATAACGCTGACGAAGAAATTGCTACGCGCAGGCAAAAGCTGAACGCTGAGATTGAACAGGAGGCCGCTGATATGAAGATACAGGCAGCGCAAGCAAGCGCAGATGTGACAGGCGCTTATAGTGCCATGAGCGGTTTTCTTGATACCAAAATCGAACTGAAGTCTGTGGGGCCATAATCATGAAGAAATACACCACTTTGCTAACTGTTGCAGCCCTTATGTTGGGAAGTGTTGCGCTTGCGGCTGGAAATAACCCGCTTATTATGGTCAATCCACTCTCTATGGTGGCTGATGTAGATGGTAAATTGCGGGGATCAAATCTTTTTGCCGCAATTATGACACTTGCTACGAGCATAGCAGTCGTTGGATTCTTTGTTAAAATTTACGCCGCTGTTGGTAAGAATGTTATGTCGGAAATCCGTGGCGTATTGGTTCAAGGTATTGGCGTAGCAATCATGCTTTCACTTAGCGGGACTATGCACTCCGCTCTCACTTCGACTTGGAATGAAGCATACAATGGTTCCAATGCTGCTTTTGCGGGAGTGTTGGGGCCGAAAATAGAAGATGCCAAAGTCCAAATGAACGGCATGATTGGGACTGTGGCATCCGTTAGCATAGCGGCCACCGGAGTAGGTGCAGTTGGTGGTGTAGTTACAAAGGCCGGAGGAGAAGCCGTAAAATCCGCCGCCTTAAAAGGTGCAGGCAACGTCGCCTCGAAAGCTCTTAGCCGAATCTCAGCCGGAGCAATGGCACTGTCTGGCTTTGGTGTCATGTATTCCGGCATCATTGCTATCGCTGCTTTTGTTGTTATGATTTTGGGCTATCTCATTCCGTTGGTTATCTCTTTTACCATGTGGGGTCAGGTAGGGCCAATTTGGGCGGCTATTGGTAGTGGACTGGGAGCCATATTCGTTGCTGCTTTCCTGCCGATGATTGCTTATAGTGCTATTGACTTAACATTTATTCGCTCTGCTGAACAAAGTCAGGTAGTTATTGACAATAGCTCTTTAGGAGAAATGTTGGGCAATGCTAATGCTGCTCTGGCAGAGGATATGTTTAACCAAACCATTGACAAACAGTTGAGCGATATGCAGCAATGCGCGGCGCGTCAACAAACTGATCCAACTGTAGTTTGTAACACGGACACCAGAACGGCAATACAAAAAGCATGGGAGAAGGTCAAAGGCTCGTTTAACATCGCTGGCGAAGCCTTCATTGCGGGCTTTCTGGATATTATGAAGAATGTTAGCCAATCTATTTTGCAGGTTATTTTTGCGGCTCTTTACTTCATTATTTCATTGGTGATTATGGGCGCTATCGTCAATTTGATTGTGGGCATCTTAGGCGGAGCCGCTTCTTATGTTGGAGCTGTTGCTAAAGGTGGAGGCTGATGCGTTCGCGCATAACGGCGATTCTTCTTGGTGGATTACTGCTCACAGGGGGCGTACAGGCCCAGCAAAGCATCCCCCCTGTTCATCCTCAGTACACAGCCATGCTGGATGCCATGAGCGCCTCTGTCAAAGGCCGCGTACTGGTTTTTGCCCCCACAATTTCAGACCTGACTATGGCCGACATTTTGCGCCAGACTGCACTTGATACTATCCGCAAAACGAATGTCAGAATCGTGACCATCCCCTACTATAACTACACCGCTAAGAGCGCGATTCTTGGACTCGCGCTTGCCAATGTGCCTGTGTATGAAGTCCAGACCTCATCTATAGAGGCTATCGTGATTGTGGACAACCAAGGTTGGAGAGGACGCGGCTTAGGAACTCTTGCCAATCCAACCATGAAGCCTATGACCATAGAGGAGATAAATTCTATTTTAACGTGGTTTAAAAACGTCACCGCAAAGACAAAACGGATGAGCCAGGTTGAAGCCTTTACTCGAATCAAGCAGGTGCTTAAATGAATAGTAACCCTAGTATTGAAAATACCGCCATTGGAAAAATCGCTGGCCGCATGGGGCTTAAATTTAACCTCTACTACGCATTTCTGATTTTGCTTAATGCTTTTGTCCTCATGCTGTGCTTTTGGGATGTGAAGGGGGTTGTACTGCTGATTCTGAGTCTTGGTTTCACAATGCACGTTCGCCTTCTTCTTACCCAGCGCGAGGAACAACGGCTGACCAACGAGCTGCTAGAAGAACTGACAATGAAGGCAAGGTAAGACCGTGCTGTTCACTCAAGCTGAAATTGATAAGCGTATCCAGCAAGACTATGAAAAATTACTGCGAATTTTACCTTTTGATATTCGTAACGCTCTGAAACCGGAGATTGACGAAACGGAGGAGGTCAAAATCCGCTTTGGCCGACCACTGAAAATCAAGCATCATGGAAAGTGGCACACCTATCCAGACCTGACTATCGAGCAGCAGCACTTAACGGACTTCCGGGCCAGGATTGACCATATCCGCGACGACAACCGCGCCGGGATTGACGGCACGGGCCACCGCATCAGCCGGATTCCGTCAGCCGACGGGAAAGGCACAGACGGCTTTAATATCCGTATTGCGCGGTTTTATGTGGGTGTGGCTGAACTGCTCAGGAAGTGCGTGGAGATTCACCCCTCGATGTTGATTATGGGTTTGGCAGGCAAAGGCAAAAGCACTTTGCTGCGCGATTACATCCGTATCTGCGCCGAGAAATACGATGCCAACCTGACGGTTGTAGACACCTCAAACGAGGTTGCAGGCGACGGACGCACGCCGCACCCCGGTATTGGAGAGGCTGACCGTTATTTCGTACCAGTGAAGGCTGAGCAGCACAAAATCATGCTGGAAGCTATTGCGAACAATTCAGCCCACCTTGTCGCCATTGACGAGGTGCAGACCCGCCTAGAAGCCGAGACAATTAAAGACCTCAGTGTGAAGGCTGATTTTATCGCCACCACCCACGGCGACAGCATCACCGAAATTATCAAGAACAAGTCGCTGGAGCCGCTGTTTTACCCGGTTGCTCTATTCAAGTGGGGATTAGTGGTCAAAGACATTGGTGTGTACGAGCTTTTTGACTTGCAGCAGGCGGTGAAGGAAGTGAGCGAGGGCCAGGAACCCGTGCCTCTCGAAACGATTGACGCCCGGATGAATAAAGGCGGGAAGGTCAGCAAAGAGGGGGAGGAGGAGGCGGCTTAGCCAGGTTGGATTGCCCTTTCTTGTTCCAGTTCCCAGACCCTTTTCTTGACTTCTTTTTGCTGAGCCGAGCGGCCAGAATCAATTACCCTAAAGACCGGACGTGCAGGATGTTCCGGCTTTTACGTGGAAAAACCAGCCGCGCTACTCTACTATGTTATTAGCCTAGAACATAAAAAGAGAGGGAGTTACGCCTATGACCACTACAAACCCGACAATCCAGCCGATTCTTAGCCGCCTAGCGCCACTCAAGCCTTACCTGGTTAAGACTTGGGCCTTTCTTTGCGCTGTATGGCGTGTGCTACGGCCCGTGCTGCCCATTGTGGGGGCCGCGCTGCTGCTCTGTTTGCAGGCGGTTTCTATGGTGTTTCTGGCGGTTCTAGGCGGAATTGGAGATGCGGGGAAGGCCAATAACTCCGAGCGGCAACGGGTGACGCGCCGCGAAATGGGGGAACGCTGATGGACTTACTGTTACATTTCCTATTTGTGGCGATTCCAAAGGCGCTGTGCCTTGTCCTGACGCTGTACTTTGGCGCAATTACGCTAGGCATGTTGCTCAAGCTCAACACCCACAACAAGCGACTGGGTATGCCGTCGCTCAGCAAGGCCGAGCGCCAGGAAGATCAACGTCTTTCCATCATTCGCCGGAAAGACGTTTTTGAAATGGGCATCCTCACGTTGTTTTTCTTCTTCCTGCACCGGATCATTCACTAGAGATAGGTTCCCAGGGCCACTGCTAATGCCGAAGGACTTAGTTTATCTTCATTCCGAAAACGCAGCAGTGTCATGCCCGAACTCCGAAAAACTGTCTCTTTTACCGCGTCCCGGTATTTCTGCTCTGCCCGGTCATGGCTTGAACCGTCAAGTTCAATCCCCAGCACCGGGCGGTAATTTTTGCGCTCACACACGAGGAAATCAACATGCTTGTCCTGAAAGCGTGAGTAGACGCCCCGGCGCTCATCCCCTTTGGCCGTGATGTAGAAAATGTCTTGCAGGCGCACATTGGGAAAGGCGACATAGGACGCAGGGAGCGCCTGCTTGAGCGTTTCGTAAAACTCACGCTCAGCACGGGAAAAGAAGTATTTCTTTGCGGCCACAGGAAGGGATTTAGGCGGGGTTTTCCGAGCGACGTTATTAACCGACCGCAGCAGGACAGCCGCAATAACAACACCCACAAGGAAAAGAATGATGCTCAGCGTCATATCAGCATCAAAGCATAATCAAGCAGTACCGGAGGAATCATGGCAAAGGTCATCGTGATACTAGGCGACGAAGCAAGTAGACAGCAATTCGCGCAGAATCTAGGCCACCGTCAGCAGTTCGACGTGAGCCAGCCGCCTGTTTCTGCAAGTAAGGAGGTGCAGGTCAGACACCACATGAACGACGGAGCCATGCTTCCATACCAGAACGAAGAACGAGCAAGTAGCGTGACCAGCGGCGAAATGACCCCTTACGAGAAGCCAGACAGGGAAGTGAATTGGCAGGAGAGCTGGCCAACCGGAGGCGGGCCAGCAGGCCGACAGAATGAGGAGGCCGAAGGCGAGAAGAAAGGAGAGCAGGGATTAACGCCCAAAGACCCCGAGCTTAGCGATTCAAGCATTTCCAGCACCGACCCGCGCCAGATTCTCTTGCAGGGCATACAGCAGGACGCCCAGAACGTCATGAACGGCGTGTCAGCCTATGTTGAGCGGCGTATGGAACAGCAGCAGGAAACCAGGCCGCCGACCGAAACTCAGCCAGACTCCAGCAGTCCTGCCAATCCCGCCAGAAACGCGAGTGTCACGCAGGAAGGCGTAACCAACGAACAAAGCGCCGAGCGTACCTTAGAGCGGGAGTTTCCCATTGACGCCGACTTTCACGAAGGCCGGGAACCGCAAAGCACCCAACAGCAGGACGTGCTAGACGCAGAGTTCCGGGTGATGGATGACTCCCCTGCCCAAGCCACGGTGCAGCAAAGCGCCCAGGACGCCCCTGAAGGCTCAGCGCCACAGGTTCAGGCCCAGGAGAGCCAGCAGGCACAGACGCCCGCACAGGAACCGCAGGGCAATACCTATATGACCCGTGAAGCTGAACGCGCCGCTAGCGCCCTCGATGAAAACAAAACTATTGTGGTCAGCGCCGACAATTACAACCTGGACGTAGCCAAACTGATAGAGCAGGCCCAGCAGGACGGCCACCGCGTACAGACCGTCGTGATAGGTCAGCAACAGGGCGACAGTGTGAAGCTCAGTGAGGCCCAGATGGACGCATTACCCGACCTTTCCCGCGACAGCCACTACGTTTCTGTGTACGCCCCCAACGAGAACGGGAAAATGCAGATGTACGCCACGAGCTACAACGAACAGCCCAAACTCGCGCCCGAAGTCAATCAGGAAGTGGGAACCAGGATGCAGATAGGCATAGAGCAGCGGAGCGGCCACACGCCAGACGTGCAGAGTGTGGACACGTTCAAGTCCACCCACCCGGCGCATACCAAGCTGGAAGCGTCCTCACAGCAGCAGCGGGGAACGGATTACTGACCGTCCCCCTTTATGCTGACTGATTTATCTCTTGGGGCCACGCGCCCCTTTTTTCTTGACAGGCATAGGCGGCAATACCTCATCCCCTTGCATGGCCTTAGTCACAAAGGCTTTATTCATTTCGCCCGGTGTTGGATAAGGGTTGTTCTGGAGGGCCACAGATTTTATGCCTTGAGTCATGACTACCTGACGGTATTCCGCGCTGATGCTGACGCCGGGGAACTGAGGCAGGGCCAGCACGGGCGGCTCAGTGGAA is a genomic window containing:
- a CDS encoding VirB4 family type IV secretion system protein, with amino-acid sequence MFKSRKRERKSIGMGEGEISFAKRLNLWDIHENIGVLKDGRLMYGFYFEPPSHLHYTPDNLLQRSSRLKAVFDLAIPDGEIMSTYTSLRATHEEAVADIRGYAMACTDPILKELTLRRAMMLEEKIRQGEVSNWLFFATVTVTPQTGERFSVDAAPNPRELSRAVANAQALQRAAVQQMKAAGFRAEAMSGQDIFEECFFYLNPGWPLAPQFIPLAERTINAVRHGKSDQQSLQRQLTASPGNNLESDYYMAGDRYVDVLSVGRLPEYTETGYTRALTQDLHGTYYIVVQAQRENDYDVNNELEKSKNDLWSRVKSPGVVPSGKAVNKLEHVERAQKLEGLESRFKASVGIVLVAASLDELERMKRQARGNMSRLRAGMPIAYGYQAEAQYFALMPFNGTMSGFIFQPYTSSVIDLFPPVSPWGGLNEGAITYQNRDKSLIRFDLFTKQTITAHFAIYAPTGSGKTVLVQSLYIAELTKYPDAVWLVTDAKQDFSYLFKSLSDSEIIVFGYDSDTRLNIFDLGEDSEKKPNGEKLASLSAFIRIFVEPPRDASEKGYEDVAITEGIMAVYAQFSQEERPPQMKDLYRMLSIIENYDDGRRMEEKVIEAARSVSIRLRKAIGESPVAQFVDCQSNRTLSARRMYFSTGGIPEDDELMKRVANHIIKNAMWQVTKKYPRGLPKFIFMDEFENQVQTEEELDAVMRMMRVFRSYGVSLGIGTQSATASKYFGDLRDSFSHLFIGRYSKDVAKDVVQTLSLPEVMAEQLPTLQNVVGNYSEFALMSQIGGQNEGGGKSGDIIQLRETKLTLWLVNSGHHEVAEKDRYVAEVGGNILQGVKNLVQDKFGGEL
- a CDS encoding DUF2726 domain-containing protein — its product is MTLSIILFLVGVVIAAVLLRSVNNVARKTPPKSLPVAAKKYFFSRAEREFYETLKQALPASYVAFPNVRLQDIFYITAKGDERRGVYSRFQDKHVDFLVCERKNYRPVLGIELDGSSHDRAEQKYRDAVKETVFRSSGMTLLRFRNEDKLSPSALAVALGTYL